In Tenacibaculum pacificus, a single window of DNA contains:
- a CDS encoding transposase produces MDTKTKLPCRKKNYNKVGFELKLFIIDQIHNGRISVNYAAKKYDISRATIQYWIKKYSTFEQKKLGTSKQDEIKKLKEKIEELEFVKDFQQDIIADMEIITGVDMSKKSLPKTLAEEIQKKKQNRLKENG; encoded by the coding sequence ATGGACACAAAGACAAAACTACCCTGCCGAAAAAAGAACTACAATAAAGTAGGTTTTGAACTCAAATTATTCATCATTGACCAAATTCATAATGGACGTATTTCTGTTAATTACGCTGCTAAAAAATACGATATTTCTAGAGCTACAATTCAGTACTGGATCAAAAAATATAGTACTTTTGAACAAAAAAAATTAGGTACGAGTAAACAAGATGAAATCAAAAAACTCAAAGAGAAAATTGAAGAACTAGAATTTGTAAAAGATTTTCAACAAGATATTATCGCTGATATGGAAATCATTACTGGTGTCGATATGTCAAAAAAGTCATTGCCCAAAACATTAGCAGAAGAGATTCAAAAAAAGAAGCAAAACCGTTTAAAAGAAAATGGTTAA
- a CDS encoding IS3 family transposase translates to MSKQAFYKRLKSYQIKQNNELILTQLVKQCRDRIGQKLGAKKLYHQLKIDIDKKGIKIGRDKFYNFLKSHRLLVPRTKNYHITTNSKHHFYKYKNLVSNKIPTRAEQLWVTDITYIKTEKGHNYLALVTDAYSKKIMGYKLDTHMRTSLCIDALKMAIKNRKYPNEKLIHHSDRGLQYCNPTYTLFAEKNGLIMSMTEKYDPYENAIAERINRTLKYEYGLKLTIKNTILAKKITKSAINIYNNLRPHLSLDLNTPKKVHINQNIEYKSYRRNKKNLELLTL, encoded by the coding sequence ATTAGTAAACAGGCCTTTTACAAACGATTAAAATCTTATCAAATAAAGCAAAATAACGAACTTATATTAACACAATTAGTCAAACAATGTCGTGATAGAATTGGTCAGAAATTAGGGGCTAAAAAACTATATCATCAATTAAAAATTGATATCGATAAAAAAGGAATAAAAATAGGGCGAGACAAGTTCTATAATTTCTTAAAAAGCCATAGATTACTAGTGCCTAGAACAAAAAACTATCATATTACAACGAATTCTAAACATCATTTTTATAAGTATAAAAACCTTGTATCAAACAAAATCCCGACAAGAGCGGAACAACTTTGGGTAACAGATATTACCTATATAAAAACAGAAAAAGGACATAATTATTTAGCTTTAGTAACAGATGCATATTCTAAGAAAATAATGGGGTATAAATTAGACACACATATGAGAACATCGCTTTGTATAGATGCACTCAAAATGGCTATCAAAAATCGAAAATATCCGAATGAAAAACTAATTCATCATTCAGATAGAGGACTACAATATTGCAATCCGACTTATACCTTATTTGCTGAAAAAAATGGTTTAATTATGAGTATGACTGAAAAATATGATCCATATGAAAATGCTATCGCTGAAAGAATTAATAGAACTTTAAAATATGAATATGGTTTGAAACTAACAATTAAAAACACTATTTTAGCAAAGAAAATTACAAAAAGTGCTATTAATATTTATAACAACCTTCGTCCACATTTAAGTCTCGATTTAAATACTCCTAAGAAGGTTCATATAAATCAAAATATCGAATATAAATCATATCGAAGAAATAAAAAAAATCTGGAATTATTAACCTTATAA
- a CDS encoding Crp/Fnr family transcriptional regulator has translation MNELSKILKELIGLSESEWENFSKHLKRQEHKAKTILIEEENPAETLYFIESGLFRTYKNLDEKDITTYFACDNQFITVFNSFINQTPSSEKLEVLEDSIVYEISSHSLAQLYKKSSKFEKFGRILAERNHLCALERTLTMQTKSAKKRYLDFLKNYNKKIVSRVPQYQIASFLGIASESLSRIRKEISIS, from the coding sequence ATGAACGAACTAAGTAAAATACTGAAAGAATTAATTGGGTTATCTGAAAGTGAGTGGGAAAATTTTTCTAAACACCTAAAAAGGCAAGAACATAAGGCGAAAACCATATTAATTGAGGAAGAAAATCCAGCAGAAACCTTGTATTTTATTGAATCTGGACTATTTAGAACATATAAAAATTTAGACGAAAAAGATATTACAACTTACTTCGCTTGTGACAATCAGTTTATAACGGTTTTTAACAGCTTTATAAATCAAACACCTTCTTCAGAAAAGTTGGAAGTTCTTGAAGATAGCATCGTTTATGAAATATCTTCTCATAGTTTGGCTCAATTATATAAAAAATCGTCAAAATTTGAGAAATTTGGTAGGATTTTAGCCGAAAGAAATCACCTTTGTGCTTTAGAAAGAACTTTAACAATGCAGACAAAATCTGCGAAAAAAAGATACTTAGATTTTTTAAAAAATTACAACAAAAAAATTGTTAGTCGAGTTCCTCAATATCAAATTGCGAGTTTTCTTGGCATAGCTTCTGAATCGTTAAGTCGAATTAGGAAAGAAATTTCCATTTCATAA
- a CDS encoding SMP-30/gluconolactonase/LRE family protein, with protein sequence MKISKKIKISIVTILALFALFIINVIYNSWSLSPLAWSPPTIPKLDGVLTENELLSTTERIDLDGWFGPEDIAIDNQGNLYCGVHISKTDFTDGRVLKIDTSGKVSVFANSESWVTGMHFDSNQNLIAGDLERGLISIDQNGNIKTLASEDENGNKFLIPNDVDIANDGMIYFTNTSSKVNFSNKHIWKLLMEARPDGGLYSYNPKTKRVKTLIDGTYFGNGVAVSQNDDFILMVDLAKYRIRRYWLKGDKKGTTDIFLDNLTGFPNGISRSKDGSFWLGFSTKRDKSLDEIHPKPLVKKIVYGLPSFMQPKAVPYGMLMHLSSNGEIIKTYYDTTGEFVAEATSVEEHNGYLYLGGDVSGHIGKYKLEK encoded by the coding sequence ATGAAAATATCAAAAAAAATAAAAATATCAATTGTTACAATACTTGCATTATTTGCTTTATTTATTATTAATGTAATATATAATTCTTGGTCGCTTAGTCCTTTAGCTTGGTCGCCACCTACAATTCCGAAATTAGATGGAGTACTTACAGAAAATGAATTATTAAGTACAACAGAGCGAATTGATTTAGATGGTTGGTTTGGTCCAGAAGATATTGCAATAGATAATCAAGGGAATTTGTATTGTGGAGTACATATTTCAAAAACAGATTTCACAGATGGTCGCGTTTTAAAAATAGATACGTCAGGAAAAGTTAGTGTATTTGCAAATTCAGAATCCTGGGTTACAGGAATGCATTTTGATAGTAATCAAAATCTAATCGCTGGCGACTTAGAAAGAGGTTTAATAAGTATAGACCAAAATGGTAACATTAAAACTTTGGCAAGTGAAGATGAAAACGGCAACAAATTCTTAATACCTAACGATGTGGATATTGCTAATGATGGAATGATATATTTTACAAATACATCATCAAAAGTGAATTTTAGCAACAAACATATTTGGAAATTACTAATGGAAGCTAGACCAGATGGCGGACTTTACAGTTACAACCCAAAAACAAAACGTGTAAAAACACTAATTGACGGAACATATTTTGGAAACGGAGTTGCTGTTTCTCAAAATGATGATTTTATATTAATGGTCGATTTAGCAAAATATAGAATACGCAGATATTGGCTTAAAGGAGATAAAAAAGGAACTACAGATATATTTTTAGATAATTTAACAGGATTTCCAAATGGAATTTCTAGAAGTAAAGACGGTAGTTTTTGGCTTGGATTTTCAACTAAAAGAGATAAATCATTAGATGAAATACATCCAAAACCTTTAGTTAAAAAAATAGTTTACGGACTTCCATCTTTTATGCAACCTAAGGCAGTACCTTATGGAATGTTAATGCATTTAAGTAGCAATGGAGAAATTATAAAAACATATTACGATACAACTGGAGAATTTGTAGCCGAAGCAACTTCAGTCGAAGAACACAATGGCTATCTTTACCTTGGTGGAGACGTATCTGGACACATTGGAAAATATAAACTGGAAAAATAA
- a CDS encoding helix-turn-helix domain-containing protein, giving the protein MDTKTKLPCRKKNYNKVGFELKLFIIDQIHNGRISVNYAAKKYDISRATIQY; this is encoded by the coding sequence ATGGACACAAAGACAAAACTACCCTGCCGAAAAAAGAACTACAATAAAGTAGGTTTTGAACTCAAATTATTCATCATTGACCAAATTCATAATGGACGTATTTCTGTTAATTACGCTGCTAAAAAATACGATATTTCTAGAGCTACAATTCAGTACTAG